One Nocardia iowensis DNA window includes the following coding sequences:
- a CDS encoding cupin domain-containing protein yields the protein MNQYPAPPPVSQDRQFVLGQHLRLSILISAEETGGQFDLSDVTLPGGAWTPLHLHTRYEERLWVVSGALTVWAGPDVFTLRPGDFYVIAKNTPHTINAGPDGARALNLTNPGKFAELISRTGTPAHLARPETEWDMALFQAVTDEFGDVVLGPPGMTPAELDPTLRR from the coding sequence ATGAATCAGTACCCCGCTCCGCCCCCGGTATCGCAGGACCGTCAATTCGTCCTCGGTCAGCACCTGCGCTTGTCTATCCTCATTTCGGCCGAGGAGACCGGTGGCCAATTCGACCTGAGTGATGTCACGTTGCCGGGCGGAGCGTGGACTCCGTTGCATCTGCATACGCGCTACGAGGAGCGGCTCTGGGTGGTCTCCGGTGCTTTGACCGTGTGGGCGGGACCGGACGTCTTCACACTGAGGCCGGGCGACTTCTACGTGATTGCGAAGAACACTCCGCACACCATAAACGCCGGCCCTGATGGTGCACGTGCGCTCAATCTGACCAATCCCGGTAAGTTCGCCGAACTCATCAGCCGGACTGGTACTCCTGCACATTTGGCGAGGCCGGAGACCGAGTGGGATATGGCATTGTTCCAAGCGGTGACCGACGAATTCGGCGACGTTGTACTCGGCCCGCCCGGAATGACCCCGGCTGAGCTGGATCCGACGTTGCGTCGATAA
- a CDS encoding alpha/beta fold hydrolase, producing MTRSSSTFVLVPGAWLGGWSWQPVARRLRAAGRQAVTLTLPGLADGDSPSGLHLSDAVAHVVNEIEKRGLEQVTLVAHSWGGYVVTGAAHELAGRVAKVIYYNAFVPERGVPLVDENEDYSVMINAAIAASLDGSVAVVPEQVPLFLPDLSADAQRLFFELLVPQPGAYFLEAIDVPAVTTAGIPAAYVASEDDRALGRPGAEFAARLGLTPVIIPGGHNSLLTHPDEVTRALLAA from the coding sequence ATGACCCGGAGTTCGTCGACATTTGTGCTGGTTCCTGGAGCTTGGCTGGGTGGCTGGTCCTGGCAGCCGGTGGCTCGACGCCTGCGGGCCGCCGGACGGCAGGCGGTGACGCTGACCCTGCCTGGCTTGGCCGACGGAGACTCACCGTCCGGGTTGCACCTGTCCGATGCCGTGGCCCATGTCGTGAACGAGATCGAGAAGCGCGGCTTGGAACAGGTCACCCTGGTGGCACACAGTTGGGGCGGATATGTCGTCACCGGTGCCGCGCACGAGCTGGCGGGACGCGTTGCGAAGGTGATCTATTACAACGCGTTTGTGCCGGAGCGCGGTGTGCCGCTTGTCGACGAGAACGAGGATTACTCGGTCATGATCAACGCGGCGATCGCGGCGTCGCTGGACGGGAGCGTGGCTGTGGTGCCGGAGCAAGTGCCGCTGTTCTTGCCCGATCTGAGCGCAGACGCTCAGCGACTGTTTTTCGAGTTGCTCGTGCCGCAGCCCGGTGCGTACTTCCTCGAAGCGATCGACGTCCCGGCGGTCACCACAGCGGGTATTCCGGCCGCCTATGTCGCCAGCGAGGATGATCGCGCGCTGGGCCGCCCCGGGGCCGAGTTCGCCGCCCGACTGGGCCTGACACCAGTAATCATCCCCGGCGGCCACAATTCGCTGCTTACCCACCCGGACGAGGTGACTCGGGCACTTCTGGCTGCCTGA
- a CDS encoding acetolactate synthase large subunit, with translation MNGAEAIIETLLDSDVRVCFGNPGTSEMHFIAALDRYPQLRGILCLFEGVATGAADGYGRMTRRPAATLLHLGPGLGNGLANLHNARRAGTPVLNIVGDHSRDHKPLDSPLDSDIDAIAGSVSAWLYRPANSADLGRDIATAIAATRGFEDSVGNRTGTSGSIATVVVPADLSWSRGGVAAPALLITAAREAVVASDAAEKVLCSGERTALLLDGDALTTEGLDAADRIAQATGALLFCPTWPAALRRGAGIPTVTPLAYRSEDVRAQMAGVRHLILAGARRPVASFGYPGQSGDLVPAGIDVHVLADEFIPVLDGLTAIADRIAPDLTPRPAPAALTALPKGVLTQANWAWVIGGLLPQDAIVCDESITAGMQTLAEATAGAPAHDVLGLVGLAVGQGLPLSVGAAVACPDRPVVCLEADGSAMYTISALWTQARENLDITTVVLNNKSYAILRSELDRVGAQRNGGAATRMLDLSQPDLDFVALSHGMGVPATRATTAEQLADQFAAAIRNPGPHLIEAVLT, from the coding sequence ATGAACGGCGCTGAAGCAATCATCGAAACGCTGCTCGACAGCGATGTCCGAGTATGTTTCGGCAACCCGGGCACATCGGAGATGCACTTCATCGCCGCGCTGGACCGATACCCGCAGCTGCGCGGCATCCTCTGCCTGTTCGAAGGTGTCGCGACCGGAGCGGCGGACGGATACGGCCGCATGACACGACGGCCCGCGGCGACGTTGCTGCACCTCGGCCCCGGGCTCGGAAACGGCCTGGCCAATCTCCACAACGCCCGCCGCGCCGGCACCCCCGTGCTCAATATTGTCGGGGACCACTCACGCGACCACAAACCCCTCGATTCACCCCTCGACTCCGACATCGACGCGATCGCCGGATCGGTCTCCGCCTGGCTGTACCGCCCGGCCAACAGCGCCGACCTCGGCCGCGATATCGCTACCGCGATCGCAGCCACCCGAGGATTCGAGGATTCGGTCGGCAACCGCACCGGCACCTCCGGGTCGATAGCGACGGTCGTGGTGCCCGCCGACCTGTCGTGGTCGAGGGGTGGCGTTGCGGCGCCCGCCCTGCTGATCACGGCCGCCCGAGAGGCCGTCGTCGCCTCCGATGCCGCGGAGAAAGTCCTGTGTTCCGGCGAAAGGACCGCCCTGCTGCTGGACGGCGACGCGCTCACCACCGAAGGGCTCGACGCGGCCGACCGCATCGCCCAGGCCACCGGAGCACTCCTGTTCTGCCCGACCTGGCCCGCGGCGCTGCGCCGTGGAGCGGGAATCCCGACGGTGACTCCGCTCGCCTACCGCAGCGAAGATGTGCGCGCCCAGATGGCGGGAGTGCGTCATCTGATATTGGCGGGAGCCCGACGACCCGTTGCGTCCTTCGGGTATCCAGGCCAGAGCGGAGACCTTGTTCCTGCCGGAATCGATGTGCACGTGCTGGCTGACGAGTTCATCCCCGTCTTGGACGGCTTGACCGCCATCGCCGACCGGATCGCACCCGACCTGACTCCACGCCCGGCTCCCGCAGCTCTCACTGCCCTGCCCAAAGGTGTACTCACCCAAGCCAACTGGGCGTGGGTCATCGGCGGACTGCTGCCCCAAGACGCGATCGTCTGCGACGAATCGATCACCGCGGGCATGCAGACGTTGGCGGAGGCCACCGCGGGCGCACCCGCCCACGACGTTCTCGGCCTGGTCGGATTGGCTGTCGGCCAAGGCCTTCCACTTTCGGTCGGTGCCGCGGTGGCGTGTCCCGACCGGCCGGTCGTATGCCTGGAGGCCGACGGCAGCGCCATGTACACCATTTCCGCGCTATGGACCCAAGCCCGGGAAAACCTCGACATCACCACCGTCGTGCTCAACAACAAGTCCTACGCCATCCTGCGCTCGGAACTCGACCGCGTCGGCGCACAGCGCAATGGCGGCGCTGCCACCCGCATGCTCGACCTCTCCCAGCCGGATCTGGACTTCGTCGCCCTCAGCCACGGCATGGGCGTCCCCGCGACCCGCGCGACCACAGCAGAACAACTCGCCGACCAATTCGCCGCCGCGATCCGAAACCCGGGACCACATCTGATCGAAGCCGTGCTGACCTGA
- a CDS encoding TetR/AcrR family transcriptional regulator, producing MPRPIDPERYEARRQHIIDAALTRFAADGFHGTSTASICRTAGIGSGTFFHYFPTKSDVLIAILELGTAEVREFFTSQHGRTDARQVLFDYLGHALDDLRDERAAGFTRAVGAQISDERVAKALAVHQDTVRTGLRYWVTRARDECTIRTDLSARSLTTWLMLLIEGFAVAVADFDSFDPRQEQHVLIDTVARFLGPQ from the coding sequence ATGCCCAGACCCATCGACCCCGAACGCTATGAGGCACGGCGCCAGCACATCATCGACGCCGCGCTGACCCGGTTCGCCGCCGACGGCTTCCACGGCACCAGCACGGCCTCGATCTGCCGCACCGCGGGTATCGGCTCAGGCACTTTCTTCCATTACTTCCCCACCAAATCCGACGTGCTGATCGCGATCCTGGAGCTGGGCACCGCTGAAGTCCGTGAGTTCTTCACTTCCCAGCACGGTCGCACCGACGCACGTCAGGTGCTTTTCGACTACCTCGGCCACGCGCTCGATGACCTGCGCGACGAACGCGCTGCGGGGTTCACGCGCGCCGTCGGCGCTCAGATCAGCGACGAACGTGTCGCGAAAGCTCTTGCCGTACATCAGGACACCGTCCGCACCGGCCTCCGATACTGGGTAACACGTGCCAGAGACGAATGCACCATCCGCACTGATCTGTCCGCGCGAAGCCTCACCACGTGGCTGATGCTGCTGATCGAGGGCTTCGCCGTCGCCGTCGCCGACTTCGACTCCTTCGACCCCCGACAAGAACAACACGTACTCATCGACACCGTGGCCCGGTTCCTCGGACCGCAATGA
- a CDS encoding CU044_5270 family protein, which translates to MINDDIRPQSEEKPASGRVKGFSEIAGGPAGHAEAMVRALRPGSARRRSRWLPIGAAAAVVIAATAACTTSGGDQSPPQVQPPAAAGADPDRGLAPGQYLYVGERGDGVGNSRGDVAYQTESTREIWMPATWTDEWMERRNHARPVKIIPASEDTPENQRRFEQGTFSGEWRAACGSWSYMGENADKPACRPLEGKWSRPTPEFLAALPRDPDALLAKLKEGPEPGAKISPELDAFGDARELLSTGMVPKDLRTVLHQALLRMPGIKVAENVPNLDGRKGTALGFVDVLPRVPQGTELDEIIIDPVSEQIIGTRRTMVRDMVLGEGNQTNPAVVFRTGQVMGHSTITVAVVDRLGAEPTA; encoded by the coding sequence ATGATCAACGACGATATCCGCCCACAGAGCGAGGAAAAGCCCGCCTCGGGCCGAGTGAAAGGTTTCTCCGAGATCGCCGGTGGTCCGGCCGGTCACGCCGAGGCAATGGTCCGGGCGCTTCGGCCCGGTTCCGCACGGCGCAGATCCCGATGGCTGCCGATCGGGGCCGCCGCCGCCGTGGTGATCGCGGCGACCGCGGCCTGCACCACGAGCGGTGGTGACCAATCACCCCCGCAGGTCCAACCCCCCGCTGCCGCGGGGGCCGACCCGGATCGGGGGTTGGCTCCCGGCCAGTACCTCTACGTGGGGGAGCGCGGCGACGGGGTCGGGAATTCGCGGGGCGACGTGGCCTACCAGACGGAGTCCACTCGGGAAATCTGGATGCCGGCCACCTGGACCGACGAATGGATGGAACGCCGCAACCATGCCCGGCCGGTCAAGATAATACCTGCCAGCGAAGACACCCCCGAAAACCAGCGGAGGTTCGAGCAGGGCACTTTCTCCGGGGAATGGCGGGCCGCCTGCGGGTCGTGGAGCTATATGGGCGAGAACGCCGACAAACCCGCGTGCCGCCCGCTCGAGGGCAAGTGGTCCCGGCCAACCCCGGAGTTCCTCGCCGCGCTGCCGCGCGACCCGGACGCGTTGCTGGCCAAGCTGAAGGAAGGCCCCGAACCTGGCGCCAAGATCAGCCCGGAACTCGATGCCTTCGGTGACGCCCGGGAGTTACTCTCCACCGGCATGGTGCCGAAGGACCTGCGCACCGTGCTGCACCAAGCGCTCCTGCGGATGCCCGGGATCAAGGTCGCCGAGAACGTGCCGAACCTGGACGGACGCAAGGGCACGGCGCTCGGTTTCGTGGACGTCCTCCCCCGCGTTCCGCAGGGCACCGAACTCGACGAGATCATCATCGATCCGGTCAGCGAGCAGATCATCGGCACCCGCCGCACCATGGTTCGCGACATGGTACTCGGCGAGGGCAACCAGACCAATCCGGCGGTGGTCTTCCGCACGGGCCAGGTGATGGGCCATTCCACGATCACCGTCGCGGTCGTCGACCGGCTCGGCGCCGAACCCACCGCCTGA
- a CDS encoding SMI1/KNR4 family protein, whose protein sequence is MRPPASQEAISAAATELEVEFPADLVAYLRHHDGVSPGKLGFVSPEEGGFSFPGFEPYTLAQILSSGRSQQESWARHEGDPLMEGFWHHDFVPFARNISADGLVVDCRRGESFGAVGQQWEAEGVGFGQWGSLAAFMEQIADSLEGGTVMTVGLSYVPVVDDGTLLWEPAPERRTEPRSLFDLALADPVVDAPRRTSSSATPNMTWPSGYDNFCLTFAQALDESELLRRFGALPETRRPRWRQEPESPNQRQVPVVLLPVVRVGTHGGWAFGIEEGLHLFEGTREEVLRRVSRGTRAVSVSYWDDGTTLVFLVDDGELVTKYYSRSAVSQGARDPFEVFPGLPMSDQEPAPEQRRERLLAVCNAVVRHCGIPLPPPGLNGELDSARILPLLPDNNFGLPEHNFKTPVPDRFASLVDAATPERLRRVLATQMSSLAAETGLDTYAEVTAALSLLSEEDHPGVTDDSALDLRLRRVHAEAQVIFADWKDRSVWQDRAMAARAMADALNLPVRESLGLVVGLRQDPRWRQEFRKQLTDD, encoded by the coding sequence TTGCGCCCACCCGCCTCGCAGGAGGCCATCAGCGCCGCAGCTACCGAGCTGGAGGTGGAGTTCCCCGCGGATCTGGTCGCGTATCTGCGGCACCACGACGGAGTCTCGCCCGGGAAGTTGGGTTTCGTCTCCCCCGAGGAGGGGGGTTTCAGCTTCCCCGGCTTCGAGCCTTACACCCTCGCCCAGATCCTCTCCTCGGGCCGGAGCCAGCAGGAGTCGTGGGCCAGGCACGAGGGAGACCCGCTGATGGAGGGCTTCTGGCACCACGATTTCGTACCCTTCGCCCGCAATATCAGTGCGGACGGGCTGGTCGTGGACTGCCGTCGAGGCGAGTCGTTCGGCGCGGTGGGCCAGCAGTGGGAGGCCGAGGGCGTGGGCTTCGGGCAATGGGGAAGCCTCGCGGCCTTCATGGAACAGATCGCCGACTCCTTGGAGGGCGGAACCGTCATGACGGTGGGGCTGTCGTATGTGCCTGTCGTCGACGACGGGACGCTGCTGTGGGAACCCGCTCCCGAACGGCGAACCGAGCCTCGGTCCCTGTTCGACCTCGCGCTCGCCGACCCGGTCGTCGACGCGCCACGCCGGACGAGTTCCTCCGCCACGCCGAACATGACCTGGCCCAGCGGGTATGACAATTTCTGCCTGACCTTCGCGCAGGCCTTGGACGAGTCCGAACTCCTGCGCCGGTTCGGTGCGTTGCCCGAGACCCGGCGACCACGGTGGCGGCAGGAGCCGGAAAGCCCCAACCAGCGGCAGGTCCCGGTCGTGCTGCTGCCGGTGGTCCGCGTGGGAACCCATGGCGGTTGGGCGTTCGGCATCGAGGAAGGTCTTCATCTTTTCGAGGGCACACGCGAGGAGGTGCTGCGCCGGGTGTCCCGTGGCACCCGCGCGGTGTCCGTAAGCTATTGGGACGACGGTACGACTTTGGTGTTCCTTGTCGACGACGGCGAACTGGTGACGAAGTACTACTCCCGATCGGCCGTCTCGCAAGGCGCGCGCGACCCGTTCGAGGTCTTCCCCGGTCTGCCGATGTCCGATCAGGAACCCGCACCCGAGCAACGGCGAGAACGGCTGCTGGCGGTATGCAACGCGGTCGTTCGCCACTGCGGCATTCCACTGCCACCGCCCGGCCTGAACGGGGAACTCGACAGCGCGCGGATCCTTCCCCTGCTGCCGGACAACAACTTCGGGCTCCCGGAGCACAACTTCAAGACACCCGTGCCTGACCGGTTTGCCTCCCTCGTCGACGCCGCGACGCCCGAGCGCCTGCGCCGCGTACTCGCCACGCAGATGTCGTCACTGGCCGCCGAGACCGGACTCGACACCTATGCCGAGGTCACTGCCGCACTGTCCCTGCTGAGCGAGGAGGATCACCCCGGCGTTACCGACGATTCCGCCCTTGACCTGCGGCTGCGCCGCGTGCACGCGGAAGCCCAGGTAATATTCGCCGACTGGAAGGACCGGTCTGTCTGGCAGGACCGCGCCATGGCCGCCCGCGCCATGGCCGACGCGCTCAACCTGCCGGTCCGGGAATCCCTGGGCTTGGTCGTGGGGCTGCGTCAGGACCCCCGTTGGCGGCAGGAGTTTCGCAAGCAGCTGACCGACGATTGA
- a CDS encoding TetR family transcriptional regulator C-terminal domain-containing protein → MPKRIDPDVRREQVADAVIDEIAAHGLRAVTLARIADRTGLTIGSIRHYFGDTIREVMRFTLSVLMQRAVRRATAMSDDPVARIIDVIVFAAPTSDAERRENIALVEYRVMARTDPELAADIAAMSLEGAGVIHSLLRDALADRMIDEEALHREALLLLTLVEGFSCSAALFSAPLHETDVRAVVAATIHRLRDAYPPVEVAAEDAAAPVR, encoded by the coding sequence ATGCCCAAACGAATCGACCCGGATGTCCGCCGGGAGCAGGTCGCCGACGCCGTGATCGATGAAATCGCCGCGCACGGGCTGCGTGCGGTTACTCTCGCCCGGATCGCCGATCGCACCGGCTTGACTATTGGGAGCATTCGCCACTACTTCGGCGACACGATCCGCGAGGTCATGCGCTTCACGCTGAGCGTGCTCATGCAGCGCGCCGTGCGGCGCGCGACGGCGATGTCCGACGATCCGGTGGCACGGATCATCGACGTCATCGTCTTTGCCGCGCCAACCAGCGATGCGGAGCGCCGGGAGAACATCGCCCTCGTCGAGTACCGCGTCATGGCGCGCACGGACCCGGAGCTTGCGGCCGACATCGCCGCGATGTCTCTCGAGGGCGCAGGAGTAATCCACTCGCTGCTGCGCGACGCGCTGGCCGACCGCATGATCGACGAGGAGGCGCTGCACCGCGAAGCGCTACTGCTGCTCACCCTGGTTGAGGGCTTCTCGTGCAGTGCGGCGCTGTTCTCCGCCCCACTGCACGAGACGGACGTCCGTGCCGTCGTGGCGGCGACCATCCACCGTCTGCGCGACGCCTACCCACCCGTCGAAGTAGCCGCCGAGGACGCGGCGGCGCCGGTGCGCTGA
- a CDS encoding alpha/beta hydrolase, with protein MRSHPRFLNRSRRSKTVLAAATSTLLLLTGYTAASSPPDSRTDAGLGPYLEQELDWGACEGTATSTADAELFANPALECASVEVPLDYDEPKGEKAHVALLRLPATGEAEGSLLVDPGGPGGSGTSFVASTVDLWQASPVAERFDIVGFDPRGIGSSTPALDCYTDDEYDAGAAPRFGVVYDITSAEQAAELAARCAEGSGGVANLVNAGSANVVRDMDILREVLGDDQLTYLGYSYGSQLGAMYTATYPEKVRAIVLDGAIAPDLTAPEFRFSQFAGLQARFDDLAAFCAETADCVLGTDPTAASDRLHEIVQPLIETPPTADRRKVNIWDVYVGISGGLFSQAKWPDVIAALTALEAGRADEMLALRDRFYGRTADGGYALDLDTNIAVRCMDWPRLTPEENTALARRLGEVAPMFDLDVFTAGEYHSECEAWPAPPTGDEPWLARIEDLPETLVVSVIGDPATPHEGGIAMADALGASLLSVDGKQHGAYLLGGSECVDRVVDAYLLDLQAPPVGARCSL; from the coding sequence ATGCGATCACATCCTCGATTCCTGAATCGATCTCGACGGTCCAAGACCGTGCTCGCCGCCGCCACGTCAACACTGCTCTTACTCACCGGCTATACAGCCGCATCTTCCCCACCGGACTCCAGGACGGATGCAGGCCTCGGCCCCTACCTCGAGCAAGAGCTCGACTGGGGCGCGTGCGAGGGCACCGCGACGAGCACAGCGGACGCCGAGCTGTTCGCGAACCCGGCGCTCGAGTGCGCATCGGTGGAGGTGCCGCTCGACTACGACGAACCGAAGGGCGAGAAGGCGCACGTCGCACTCCTGCGCTTGCCCGCCACGGGTGAGGCCGAGGGCTCGCTGCTGGTCGACCCGGGCGGTCCCGGAGGCTCCGGCACCAGCTTCGTCGCGTCGACCGTGGACCTGTGGCAGGCCAGCCCCGTCGCCGAGCGCTTCGACATCGTCGGCTTCGATCCTCGGGGCATCGGGTCGTCCACCCCGGCCCTCGACTGTTACACCGACGACGAGTACGACGCGGGCGCGGCGCCACGATTCGGCGTCGTGTACGACATCACCAGCGCCGAACAGGCGGCCGAGCTCGCAGCACGTTGCGCCGAGGGCTCTGGCGGGGTCGCGAACCTGGTGAATGCCGGGTCGGCAAACGTCGTGCGTGACATGGATATCCTGCGAGAGGTGCTCGGCGACGACCAGCTGACCTACCTCGGTTACAGCTACGGCTCCCAGCTCGGCGCCATGTATACCGCGACCTACCCCGAGAAGGTCCGCGCGATCGTGCTCGACGGGGCCATCGCGCCCGACCTGACGGCACCAGAGTTCCGCTTCTCTCAGTTCGCCGGCCTGCAGGCGCGGTTCGACGACCTCGCCGCATTCTGCGCCGAAACAGCCGACTGCGTACTCGGCACCGATCCCACAGCAGCGAGCGATCGCCTCCACGAGATCGTCCAACCGCTCATCGAGACGCCACCGACCGCCGACCGCAGAAAGGTGAACATCTGGGACGTCTACGTCGGCATCTCCGGCGGCCTGTTCTCGCAGGCGAAATGGCCCGACGTCATCGCAGCGCTGACTGCCCTCGAGGCAGGCCGGGCCGACGAGATGCTCGCCCTGCGCGACAGATTCTACGGTCGCACCGCCGATGGCGGCTACGCGCTCGACCTTGACACGAACATCGCTGTGCGCTGCATGGACTGGCCCCGCCTGACACCCGAGGAAAACACCGCGCTGGCGCGCAGGCTCGGAGAGGTGGCGCCGATGTTCGACCTCGATGTATTCACCGCAGGCGAGTACCACAGCGAGTGCGAGGCCTGGCCCGCGCCGCCCACTGGCGACGAACCGTGGCTCGCCCGTATCGAAGACCTTCCCGAGACTCTCGTGGTGTCAGTCATCGGTGATCCTGCGACACCACACGAGGGCGGCATCGCGATGGCTGACGCTTTGGGCGCAAGCCTGCTTTCCGTCGACGGCAAGCAGCACGGCGCCTACCTCCTGGGCGGCAGCGAGTGCGTCGACCGCGTGGTGGACGCGTATCTACTCGACCTCCAAGCACCGCCCGTCGGCGCGCGTTGCAGCCTGTGA
- a CDS encoding TetR/AcrR family transcriptional regulator → MTVGSREKILRAAAEMIAEDMTATLSVRAVAARAGVSTGSLRFHFPTQRALQDTVLARIYEHVIPDDPIRDRSLPARDRLVNCLRQVLAPAGVGEEARRAWGAAYEAFIAPDPTEELRTAYFAYERASAGRVEYWLGVLADEGVLSHEDRTRQVKFLLTVLNGLSIERALPASESILRTETETLYTAVDCVLSTSTT, encoded by the coding sequence ATGACAGTGGGATCGCGGGAGAAGATCCTCCGAGCGGCGGCCGAGATGATCGCCGAGGACATGACGGCGACGCTGAGCGTCCGGGCGGTCGCGGCGCGCGCCGGTGTGAGCACGGGTTCGCTGCGGTTCCATTTCCCCACCCAGCGCGCGCTCCAGGACACCGTGCTGGCGCGGATCTACGAGCACGTGATCCCCGACGACCCGATCCGGGATCGGTCACTGCCCGCCCGGGACCGGCTGGTGAACTGCCTGCGGCAGGTACTCGCGCCCGCCGGTGTCGGCGAGGAAGCACGCCGAGCCTGGGGCGCGGCGTATGAGGCCTTCATTGCACCCGACCCGACGGAAGAACTCCGCACCGCGTACTTCGCCTACGAACGGGCGTCGGCAGGCCGTGTCGAGTACTGGCTGGGCGTGCTCGCCGACGAAGGCGTGCTTTCTCACGAGGATCGCACCCGCCAGGTGAAATTTTTACTCACCGTCCTCAACGGGCTCTCGATCGAGCGAGCGCTCCCGGCCAGCGAATCCATCCTCAGAACCGAAACCGAGACCCTCTACACCGCCGTCGACTGCGTTCTCAGTACGAGCACCACATGA
- a CDS encoding CPBP family intramembrane glutamic endopeptidase, which produces MTTTMPTPGWLLDPGEPRHSKSVPSGVEYHRVLAGTKRRIGRGILAIGLLIAGFILFPTGIGRALGLIDVQMGNTPPILGGTDYTPLYHAGSLIALGLLIPWSMLIQRWLYGVPGASLHSVTSRFRFDLFGKALIAFGPAWVLVNVIGFFAPSTEAPWSRLDLIGILVGTLLLTPLQTTGEEYGVRGLLFRVVGSWTRSPRAGLIAGVLVSSALFTAAHGSTDPYINTWYFVLWTCLAIITWRTGGLEIAVVLHAVLNTVAFLGAPLMRIDFGAELADRSAGAGSATQLIPTLAVTIITAIIWWCTRKTGPALTPPTTAH; this is translated from the coding sequence ATGACAACGACGATGCCCACCCCCGGGTGGCTCCTCGATCCCGGCGAACCGCGCCACTCGAAATCCGTTCCCAGCGGGGTGGAGTACCACCGAGTCCTCGCCGGGACCAAGCGCCGCATCGGTCGCGGCATTCTCGCGATCGGGCTCCTGATCGCCGGGTTCATCCTCTTTCCCACCGGCATCGGCAGGGCGCTCGGACTCATCGACGTGCAGATGGGAAACACGCCGCCCATCCTCGGCGGCACGGACTACACCCCCCTCTACCACGCCGGTTCCTTGATCGCCCTCGGGCTGCTCATCCCGTGGAGCATGCTCATCCAACGCTGGCTCTACGGTGTCCCCGGCGCCTCGCTGCATTCGGTGACCTCCCGGTTCCGGTTCGATCTATTCGGCAAGGCACTCATCGCGTTCGGCCCGGCCTGGGTACTTGTCAACGTGATCGGATTCTTCGCCCCGAGCACCGAGGCGCCGTGGTCGCGCTTGGACCTCATCGGCATCCTCGTCGGCACCCTCCTGCTCACACCCCTGCAGACAACGGGGGAGGAATACGGCGTCCGCGGGCTACTGTTCCGGGTCGTCGGCAGCTGGACCCGCAGCCCCCGGGCCGGGCTGATCGCCGGAGTGCTTGTCTCGAGCGCCCTATTCACCGCCGCGCACGGGTCCACCGACCCCTACATCAACACCTGGTATTTCGTGCTGTGGACGTGCCTGGCGATCATCACCTGGCGTACCGGTGGCCTCGAGATCGCGGTCGTCCTCCACGCCGTCCTCAACACGGTCGCGTTCCTCGGTGCCCCGCTGATGCGTATCGACTTCGGCGCCGAGCTCGCCGACCGCTCCGCCGGGGCCGGCTCCGCCACCCAGCTCATCCCGACCCTCGCCGTCACCATCATCACCGCGATCATCTGGTGGTGCACCCGCAAGACCGGCCCCGCGCTCACCCCGCCCACCACAGCACACTGA